In a genomic window of Melitaea cinxia chromosome 25, ilMelCinx1.1, whole genome shotgun sequence:
- the LOC123666283 gene encoding cyclin G yields the protein MLRAGAGHPDADGASTSGTDIRQLYSTLNEYLQLETKFQPRLCLPTDGENGEVTTGARDGAAHVLRCLKVWFDLPADVLIGAINLFDRFLTKMKVRPCHVPCITVSCMNIAIDEYAEVTKQPRNVTVEELVSVSQSACTAGDVARMSRVIADKLALATRCAVSALHWARLLRALVLAAADSLALRDVALPENELINLVEIAVCDAECVNARTSELALVLVFHQLEKHLVERSRQAAEGGAPVSDDAYYLYEFAAQLQAHCNMSDASLVTTRAHVRDVLARYEARQAAPQRQRLVWRLSERTLKVLRPTDRLTSLLPTIEEQHFAVDSTPKRNRTGSVSSESEETSDWPRSPVLPVYCNN from the exons ATGTTGAGAGCGGGCGCGGGACACCCGGATGCTGACGGCGCATCCACATCCGGCACCGATATACGGCAGCTATACAGTACTCTTAACGAGTATCTTCAGCTCGAGACCAAGTTCCAGCCGCGCCTCTGCCTGCCAACCGATGGcgag AATGGTGAAGTGACAACGGGAGCGCGTGATGGCGCCGCCCATGTCCTTCGTTGTCTCAAAGTATGGTTCGATCTGCCGGCTGACGTGCTCATCGGTGCTATCAATCTGTTTGATCG ctTCCTAACAAAAATGAAGGTGCGACCATGCCACGTTCCCTGTATCACCGTTTCCTGTATGAACATAGCAATAGACGAGTATGCCGAAGTTACAAAACAGCCACGTAACGTCACTGTTGAAGAACTGG TGTCGGTGTCCCAGTCGGCGTGCACGGCGGGCGACGTGGCGCGCATGTCGCGCGTCATCGCCGACAAGCTGGCGCTGGCCACGCGCTGCGCGGTGAGCGCGCTGCACTGGGCGCGCCTGCTGCGCGCGCTCGTGCTCGCCGCCGCCGACTCGCTGGCCCTGCGCGACGTCGCGCTGCCG gagAATGAGTTGATCAACTTGGTGGAGATAGCGGTGTGCGACGCGGAGTGTGTGAACGCTCGTACCAGTGAACTAGCACTCGTTCTTGTCTTCCACCAATTAG AGAAGCACCTCGTGGAACGTAGCCGGCAGGCGGCTGAGGGCGGAGCGCCAGTTTCCGACGACGCTTACTACTTGTACGAGTTCGCAGCACAGTTGCAAGCTCACTGCAAC ATGTCGGACGCGTCCCTCGTGACCACTCGCGCCCACGTCAGAGATGTCCTGGCGCGCTACGAAGCGCGTCAAGCGGCGCCCCAGAGGCAACGCCTCGTGTGGCGCCTCTCCGAGCGAACACTCAAG GTGCTACGCCCCACTGACCGCTTGACATCCCTATTGCCAACCATTGAGGAGCAACACTTCGCTGTCGACTCCACTCCGAAGCGCAAtag AACAGGAAGCGTAAGCAGCGAAAGCGAAGAAACCTCGGACTGGCCTCGAAGCCCCGTCTTACCCGTCTACTGTAATAACTGA